The DNA segment aggaTCACAAAAAACAAGCTCAAGGGTAggctgagctacacagtgaattccaggtcagcatgGCTGTCTCTGAGACATGTCTGTCTCAGAGATCTGAACTGAAATcctgtcttagaaaaacaaaGCATGACCAAAGAGATGATTCCCACATGGTGGGGAGAGGAAGCTCCCAGTTGGCCTCTGAcctagacacagacacactgaacagacaataaataaatgcaaaagaaaTCACCCAATAAATCTAACTTAAAATCAAACGAGCACTTTAATATTAAAAGTAAGCCCaacctggagctggagaggtagctcagcagttaaaagcactggctgaggggttggggatttagctcagtggtagagcgcttgcctagaaagccaaggccctgggttcggtccccagctccgaaaaaaagaaaaaaaggaggaaaaaaaaaaagctgctgtGGCAGAGAACTGGggtttcaattcccagcgcccacatggtagctcacaaccttCTGCAACTCTAGTTCCGGGGAAGCCTGGCAAAGTGACCTCTAtaccacatgtacacagacatgtatgcaagcaaaacactccaacataaaatgaaagttaaaggCATCTTTTAAGGAGATTATGCTAAGCTATGCCAGGGATGTAGCTTAGCACTAGAGCATTGCCAGGcacacgcaaggccctgggtccaatCCTACCTGGAAACGAATGACTCAGTGAGTGAGCTAGTGGATAAAGTGACAAATGCTGTACACGTTCCCACTGTCGCTCAACAGCCAGCCCTCCTCAGTTATGGCAGTGGGTGCACACTCTTGACCTTGAACATCTGGGCACCCCCACTTGTTATTTTGGGCACCCTTTAGACTCTCACTAACAACATTCTCATGGATCCATGTCAGCATCAGAATTCCTTCCTATTGTGAAGACAAGAGGGCACGGGCTGCTTTATGAAAGCCACTTGTTTCCTCACAGTGATGGCAAACATTGGGGAGGGAGGTACTTTGTACTCGGGAAGGCAGGTTTGCATGGGAGCATCTAGTGCAACTTGTCGACACTAAGTACACCCAGAGAGCATCACTCCTCCATGTGTTCAGTACAGCTCAAGGCAGCGAGAGCAGCTCCTGTGAAATAAAACTGCTTCCTTCCTAAGTCTGACACAGGCTCTTACACTTATACCTTGACTGGCCAAGAATTACCACCCCAATGGTTGGTCTCAAACTAAgggtgaccctcctgcctcagcctcccaagtgctggaattagacaAGCCACTCCACCTGCCTAATCTAGTCCATCTTTACCAGTCTCAGTGCATCCTCTAGAAGAGACAGCTGGAGGCGCTCGGAAGGTAAAAGTACTAGTTACTCTCACAGAGGACCAAGGTCCAGTTCCCTGCATCTCCATGGTGGCTCGAAACCATTCAAACTCCGGTTCCAAGGattccaatgccttcttctgaccttcctGGGCACCAGAgacacatgtgatgcacatatACAAAGGCAAAACATGCATATaaaacatttacataaaataaatacaccattaaaaggaaggaaagaaaggttgagtgaaaaagaaaacacagttgTCTTTATACAGGATTCATATAAAGAATAATACAAGTTAATAAGTCACTTCCTGTTTTGCTCACTGAAGAGAGAGGCATGCCTGACTTAGGTGCTATTTGGGCTCATTAAGAATGGTTAAAAACTATTCTTACACTAGCAAACTACACCTCAATTTAAAAAGAGGATCAGGGGCTAGGGGaatggctcagttggcaaagtgcctGCTGTGTGAGCCTGAAGACCCAGTGTgtatcccagcacccacatcacactctgggcacagtggcatctgtaatcccaggtgACGACTCtaaggaggtggagacaggaggaaccTGAGGGCTTGCTGTCCAGCCAATTTAGCCAACATGGCAAGCTGCAGGTTCGCTAAGattctgactcaaaaaataaggtggagcgccagcaagatggctcagtgggtgaaggtgccTGCTGTGCTGGCCTGGCCAGCCcagtttgagccccagaacccatgtaaaggtggaaggagagtcGTCACcactaagttgtcctctgacttccaaacaTGCAGCATGACATGCACATCATTCGTACAAATAATAACTTTTCAAGTTAACACCAAGTGGACAGCAGTGGAAGAAAACCACCTCAGCCTTAGGCatccatgcatgtacacatgatCCACACAGCAGACGGAGGAGAATCCTAAAGCTTAAGTCGTTAACTCTCTAAGTCACTGGAGTTAAAATTCAAGTCCTCAAATACTAATTAAggattttgaaaggaaaaaaatcccaatCTCTTTGCTTTTCCTTGTCAACCCCTCACCCTGCATTCCTACCATATCATACTATTTACTTGGGAATTTTTCCAGGTGaaggaattctgcttctgtgacTGCAGAGAAGCCTAAGAGCTGGCTGCTCCTGGCTATATTTAGCAAAGCCCATCTGAACTGGCATCTGTCATCTGAAAGCAGTTCATTCCAGTTGGGGATGAGTGGGTCTAAGGCCAGGAGCTACGGCGCAAGGCCTCTTCTACTGCCCAGCAGCCATGCTATTTTTCTGTGGCCCAATTTCTCCACCAGCGTGGAAAGGGCCTACTAAAATGAGAGGAAGAAAATGCAGAGCAAAGCCTCTCCCTGCAGAGCAAGTCTCTAAGTCTGGCCTCACAGCCCTTCACTCAGAACATCAAGGCAGAGGCGTCTGCTACCTCCAGCTTTCCGACAACAAAGCCTGTGATCCAGTGTAGCAGCTGCAGGTGAGTCAATGCCACAAGTGATTTCCGGGAGTGGCCAACTATTACCTAAGGCAGAAGAGAGTAAGCCTTAGAAGTTCATCTTAGGTAGTGATATTAAACAAATGccttccaaatgaaaacaagcTACCAGAAAAGGAActctaaattattttaatatttcaagaAACACCCAGgaatgggctggagagctggctcaatggttaaaagcactgactgctcttccagaggtcctgagttcaaatcctagcaaccacatgtagctcacaaccatctgtaatgggatccgatgctctcttctggtgtgtacttATACCACAAGtaatggtgatgcacacctttaattccaacactcaggaggcagaggcagattgatctcagtgagttcaaggccagcttggtctacaaagcaagttccaggaaagtcagggctgttagagagaaaccctgtcttgaaaaacaaaacaaaatgaaacaagcaacaacaaacgATAAAGCCTCATGTAGTGGTACATACTTTTAACCACACACtttggagacaaaggcaggtaaatctcttcaagttcaaggcccacctggTCTACACGCTAAGTTCCAAGTTAACaattacacagggaaaccctatcCACCagtaccaaaaaagaaaaaagaaaaacaaaaactcacaacaaaacaaaaaccctaataCTAAAACATGTGCGCTTAAAATAAAGCAGAGGGGCTTAAGGCATGGCCCAGCACCTGAGAATGCTTATTGCCTTGAGAGGACCGAGAACCCAGGTTTCGGTTCCCCGCCATCTATCTATACCAGGTAGCTCAGAAGCACTCTTATCTGGTTTTAGGAGAGCTAGTTTGTTGCGGCCTCTGCAGACACTTCCAAGCATGtagcacacatacactcatgtaggcacatatacatatgcataaataaaaaatttaaaaaaaaaaaaaaaggcaaagccaGATCCAGTGAGACAGCAGGCAAAGGTACTTCCTTGCCCAAGTCTGACAACTGATTTGATTCTCAAGCCCCACCCAgtcagaaaaaggaaaacattgcCTCTGTGTAGGTCATCCAGGGCTCTCACCACAGTGCCCAACGGAACACAAGCACATACAAATGAAagtaagtaaatataatttttcaatttttagaaagaaaacagatatcttcaagtttaaaaaaaaaaagacatttttatcCTGTTCTCAAGCATCAAAGCCACAGACAGCATGGTCACAAGTTCATGGCGGTTACTGCTTCAGCTCTAAGATGCAGATGGCATCTCTGATTGCTACTTTCTTCATCCCTGGGATTCCTCCAACCATCCCATTAAACTAAAGCTCACCTATTTTTTGGCTAAATACTTAAAAGCAAAAAGAGCAGACTTAGACTTTTAGAGGTGCAAGATGCTATCAGAAGCCAAGTCTACACACGGCAGACACACTCTAGTCCTGGTCATTAACTGGCACTGAAACGACTGGATTGGTGGTGCAAACCTAGATAGCAGGTAAATCCTATTAGTGGGAACCAAATACAGCAGGAttgttggagtgtgtgtgagaaCCCAGCTGCCACACAGCAACTGTTAGGA comes from the Rattus norvegicus strain BN/NHsdMcwi chromosome 10, GRCr8, whole genome shotgun sequence genome and includes:
- the Vcf1 gene encoding protein VCF1 isoform X8; translated protein: MCAMEPRGARSRGGVRLLSALLCGRRRPGEGCAASDNWTLKRRRNGSDDDNHPPPQTKRSSRNPIFQDSWDTEVIVGHSRKSLVALTHLQLLHWITGFVVGKLEEGQKKALESLEPEFEWFRATMEMQGTGPWSSVRVTSTFTFRAPPAVSSRGCTETGSACNKKQ